One Fuerstiella marisgermanici DNA window includes the following coding sequences:
- a CDS encoding tetratricopeptide repeat protein, producing the protein MSAVANRNADKLSDAIACHQAGDLPTALRAYSEILASDPRNADAWHLSGLASNALGDFANGEQLIRRAIELKPTENVYQSNLAAVLLKQKRHEEAETLCRNVLRQDSKHARALNHLGTALRQQRRYQESLEVFRRGVEVDASAKTLCNLSAALIDAGQLPEAINTLLKARNLAPEQPQVHLNLGSAYRLQGQHSEAAAAFQEAERLSPDCAELHVNKGNLLQETGKVTEAITSFQRAIAIDASLPTAAAGLGRSLQQIGCWAEGLEATRLAAQLAPESQKFQSCYLYAATLSPLLSIEQVVQEHAAWGQRIEAVAPMCDIRTDLAADKTLRIGYVSPDIHDHATMRYMLPLLESHNRTEFEIYCYSETTSEDYVTEAAKNTVDGWCRTRNLTDKEFATRIQSDHIDILVDLAGHTANNRLPVFARKPAPVQVSFLGYPTTTGLTRIDYFLTDAAREPVSPELFFTETPLFLPHGAACYSAPEQIDVVPPPCIESGRITLGSTHRIEKISPQTLKVWATVMSLLPTARLLIFRDVLKGESLRRKLRQQLGAAGIDLDRVSFEWVLPSPYMQVYSNFDIMLDVFPWGSGTIAYDAMFMGVPIPTISGDRGGARTTTSLMHHCGFPELAANGVDEYLNVICQLARDEARLVKLRQQIRSAMQNTVCNGRRFANDIEQAYRQMWHKYIDQHNDISGQETL; encoded by the coding sequence ATGTCGGCGGTCGCGAACAGGAATGCAGACAAACTGAGTGATGCGATCGCCTGTCACCAGGCAGGTGATCTGCCGACGGCTCTGCGGGCTTATTCCGAAATTCTTGCCTCCGACCCCCGCAACGCTGACGCCTGGCACCTGTCTGGCCTCGCATCAAACGCGCTGGGCGATTTTGCCAACGGCGAACAGTTGATTCGTCGAGCCATCGAGCTGAAGCCCACAGAAAATGTCTACCAGTCCAACCTCGCAGCTGTCCTGTTAAAGCAGAAACGCCACGAAGAGGCCGAAACACTGTGTCGCAACGTGCTGCGGCAGGACAGCAAACATGCCCGGGCGCTCAATCACCTTGGGACAGCCCTCCGGCAGCAGCGGCGTTATCAGGAATCGCTGGAGGTGTTTCGCCGGGGTGTGGAAGTCGACGCCTCGGCGAAAACACTATGCAATCTCAGTGCGGCCCTGATTGACGCTGGACAGCTGCCGGAAGCAATCAACACATTGCTGAAGGCTCGCAATTTGGCTCCAGAACAGCCGCAGGTTCATCTCAATCTCGGCTCGGCTTATCGGCTACAGGGACAACATTCGGAAGCTGCCGCAGCTTTTCAGGAGGCCGAAAGACTGTCGCCCGATTGCGCCGAACTGCACGTGAACAAAGGCAATCTGTTGCAGGAAACCGGCAAAGTCACTGAGGCCATTACCAGCTTTCAACGAGCTATTGCAATCGATGCATCGTTGCCGACCGCCGCAGCCGGTCTGGGGAGGTCGTTGCAGCAGATTGGTTGTTGGGCAGAAGGCCTGGAAGCAACTCGCCTTGCTGCCCAGCTCGCACCCGAATCACAAAAGTTCCAAAGCTGCTATTTGTATGCAGCCACGCTAAGTCCGCTGCTGTCCATCGAACAGGTTGTCCAGGAACATGCAGCATGGGGGCAGCGTATCGAAGCCGTAGCACCAATGTGCGATATTCGCACGGACCTTGCGGCCGACAAGACCCTGCGTATCGGATATGTCTCTCCGGATATTCACGATCATGCCACAATGCGATACATGCTGCCGCTATTGGAATCTCACAACAGGACAGAATTTGAGATCTACTGCTATTCAGAAACGACCAGCGAAGACTACGTGACAGAAGCCGCCAAGAACACTGTGGACGGCTGGTGCAGGACACGAAACCTGACAGACAAAGAGTTCGCAACACGCATTCAAAGTGATCACATCGACATACTCGTGGATCTGGCAGGGCACACGGCTAACAACCGACTGCCGGTATTTGCAAGAAAGCCGGCGCCGGTGCAGGTGTCCTTTCTGGGGTATCCCACCACAACCGGCCTGACACGCATTGACTACTTCCTGACCGATGCCGCGCGAGAACCCGTTTCCCCGGAACTGTTCTTCACGGAAACCCCGTTGTTTCTTCCTCACGGAGCCGCCTGCTATTCCGCGCCGGAGCAGATTGACGTCGTACCGCCGCCTTGTATCGAAAGCGGGCGTATCACATTGGGCTCAACCCATCGCATAGAAAAAATTTCGCCACAGACACTGAAGGTTTGGGCGACTGTCATGAGCCTGTTGCCCACGGCTCGCCTGCTGATTTTTCGCGACGTGCTCAAAGGCGAATCACTACGCCGTAAGTTGCGTCAGCAGTTAGGTGCAGCAGGTATCGACCTCGATCGTGTATCGTTCGAGTGGGTACTTCCTTCCCCGTACATGCAAGTCTATTCGAACTTCGACATTATGCTTGACGTGTTCCCGTGGGGCAGCGGGACGATAGCCTACGACGCAATGTTTATGGGTGTTCCCATTCCAACCATCTCTGGCGATCGAGGTGGCGCCCGCACAACGACATCTCTAATGCACCACTGCGGATTTCCGGAACTAGCAGCCAACGGCGTAGACGAATACCTGAACGTGATTTGCCAACTGGCTCGCGATGAGGCGCGGCTGGTGAAGCTTCGCCAGCAAATTCGCTCGGCCATGCAGAACACAGTCTGTAACGGCCGGCGTTTCGCAAACGACATAGAACAGGCGTACCGCCAGATGTGGCACAAATATATCGACCAGCACAACGACATTAGCGGTCAGGAAACACTGTGA
- a CDS encoding DegT/DnrJ/EryC1/StrS family aminotransferase has product MKKHFSDLALFGGPASFATPLIVGRPYMPDRTSLMRRIESVLDSGWLSNGGPMVDELETKVAQRLTAKHVVAVCNGTVALQVMAKACGLAGEVIVPSMTFVATPHAMQWIGLTPVFADVTHADHTLDPESVERCITPRTSAILAVHLWGNPCHVKQLQQVADRNGLKLLFDASHAFGCDCQNRPIGNFGLAEAISFHATKVMHAAEGGVIVTNDDTVAERCRLMRNFGITDLTSIDSAGTNAKMNELCAAAGLTSLESIDDVIQHNQQNMQAYRKAISGVRGLRLAVPPSSERRNSQYVVVEVNQQEFGLNRDGLLQVLRAEGVFARSYFQPGCHNAAPYAGQAGHQPVPMPVTERLLHNVLQLPTGPAVTKNDIRRIGQLLETVHQHAGAVLERVANDDRLGLVPDAA; this is encoded by the coding sequence TTGAAGAAACACTTCAGCGACCTTGCCTTATTTGGTGGACCTGCGTCATTCGCTACCCCATTAATTGTCGGCCGACCTTACATGCCGGATCGAACTTCGCTGATGCGAAGAATCGAATCTGTTCTCGATAGCGGCTGGCTGTCCAACGGCGGTCCGATGGTTGACGAACTAGAAACCAAAGTTGCTCAACGGCTAACAGCAAAACACGTTGTCGCAGTATGCAACGGCACTGTAGCATTGCAGGTGATGGCCAAAGCCTGCGGGTTGGCTGGCGAAGTGATCGTCCCATCAATGACATTCGTTGCTACGCCCCACGCGATGCAGTGGATCGGCCTGACGCCGGTTTTCGCGGATGTCACGCATGCCGATCATACGCTCGACCCGGAGTCAGTAGAGCGCTGCATTACGCCACGGACGTCGGCGATTCTGGCGGTCCATTTGTGGGGTAATCCGTGCCACGTCAAACAGTTGCAACAGGTCGCTGACCGCAACGGATTGAAACTTCTGTTCGATGCAAGCCACGCCTTCGGGTGTGACTGTCAAAACAGACCGATCGGCAACTTTGGTCTGGCGGAAGCCATTAGTTTCCACGCTACGAAGGTGATGCACGCGGCTGAAGGAGGTGTGATTGTCACGAATGATGACACCGTTGCTGAACGATGCCGCCTGATGCGAAATTTCGGCATCACCGATCTCACGAGTATCGACAGCGCCGGAACAAACGCCAAGATGAACGAACTCTGCGCCGCAGCTGGTTTGACTTCACTGGAATCGATCGATGATGTAATCCAGCACAATCAACAAAATATGCAAGCGTATCGCAAGGCCATCAGCGGCGTCCGAGGGCTCCGATTGGCAGTGCCACCATCTTCGGAACGTCGCAATAGCCAATACGTTGTCGTGGAGGTAAATCAGCAGGAATTTGGCCTCAATCGAGATGGCCTGCTGCAGGTTCTAAGAGCGGAAGGTGTCTTTGCTCGATCATACTTCCAGCCCGGCTGCCACAATGCTGCCCCGTATGCAGGGCAGGCAGGCCATCAACCTGTGCCGATGCCGGTAACAGAACGGCTGCTTCATAACGTGCTGCAGCTACCGACAGGACCAGCCGTGACGAAAAACGATATTAGACGGATTGGACAACTACTGGAGACTGTACATCAGCATGCGGGCGCCGTGTTGGAGCGCGTCGCTAACGATGATCGCCTGGGATTGGTTCCGGACGCGGCGTAG
- a CDS encoding sulfotransferase family protein, which translates to MTYIFVGGSQRSGTSIAQQMLCQLPAANPYLHEASFLRSLVQCYVDARTNYDRNEHCYFDSVQELRNFQSGVVHAFLEGLTQRLSKPLHLILKEPHLTILWPFLFELVPEAKFLLMVRDPRDVIASMITVGEKLKRLGQQYLFVDRDIPSLCAHFLSFYQPAFAVKSSEFRRQLGVVHYEELVTDPQQTLVDITKFTGVGFDQIDLDAPLRPGMVKTEEFKKSNFFSPWTTELSGLNPSKTRIGNHVNVLTPVETALVEYHCADFFEWFGYRRSAA; encoded by the coding sequence ATGACATATATCTTTGTTGGAGGTAGCCAAAGGAGCGGTACCTCCATCGCGCAGCAAATGCTTTGTCAGTTGCCTGCGGCAAATCCGTATCTTCACGAGGCCAGTTTCCTGCGTAGTCTGGTGCAGTGTTATGTTGACGCCAGAACAAACTATGACCGAAACGAACACTGCTATTTTGATTCAGTGCAGGAACTTCGAAACTTTCAGTCTGGCGTCGTACACGCATTTTTAGAAGGCCTGACGCAACGACTCAGCAAACCGCTCCACCTGATCCTGAAGGAACCTCATCTCACGATTCTCTGGCCGTTTTTGTTTGAATTAGTTCCGGAAGCAAAGTTTCTTTTGATGGTACGGGATCCGCGAGACGTAATCGCGTCCATGATCACCGTCGGTGAAAAACTGAAGAGGCTGGGGCAGCAATACCTATTTGTTGATCGCGACATTCCGTCATTGTGTGCCCATTTCCTCTCGTTTTATCAACCAGCATTTGCTGTCAAGTCGTCTGAATTCCGACGCCAACTGGGCGTCGTCCACTACGAAGAACTGGTGACAGATCCACAGCAAACACTTGTCGACATCACAAAGTTCACTGGTGTCGGATTCGACCAGATTGATCTAGATGCACCACTGCGGCCAGGAATGGTGAAGACCGAAGAATTTAAAAAGAGCAATTTCTTCTCTCCATGGACAACTGAATTGAGCGGTCTGAACCCATCGAAGACCAGAATCGGCAACCACGTCAACGTGCTAACGCCAGTTGAGACCGCCCTGGTCGAATACCACTGCGCCGATTTCTTCGAGTGGTTTGGCTATCGCCGTAGTGCTGCCTAG
- a CDS encoding sigma-54 interaction domain-containing protein, producing the protein MSRLIFQSEFMTRLLQLARRYAQSSHTVCIQGESGTGKERLAEFIHAHSPRRDQPFVRINCAAFHEPLVDSALFGHEKGAFTGADSRRIGCFEAAAGGTLFLDEVGELPAPVQARLLRVLEEKEFHRVGSFEPVPSRARILVATNRDLVAEVRHKRFREDLYFRLEALKLTICPLRERPDDILPLAVHFLEDCIEASDDSSASLQPTTFGPEAVRQLQSHPWPGNARQLRNAVLRASFCADGGVIRDLNDDVPPTLPFHQTPLPDVPRELQMREIERLVIEDRLQQFAGNKAQAADSLGVTARTLRNKLAEYQSGPTSRAA; encoded by the coding sequence TTGTCACGCCTCATCTTTCAATCAGAGTTTATGACACGGCTGTTGCAGCTCGCCCGACGCTATGCGCAATCAAGCCACACGGTTTGCATTCAGGGCGAAAGCGGTACCGGTAAGGAACGACTGGCCGAATTTATTCACGCGCACAGCCCTCGACGTGACCAGCCCTTTGTTCGCATCAACTGTGCGGCATTCCACGAGCCGCTGGTCGACAGTGCGTTGTTCGGTCACGAAAAAGGAGCGTTCACGGGGGCCGATTCGCGACGCATCGGTTGCTTCGAAGCGGCCGCCGGCGGGACGTTGTTCCTGGACGAAGTTGGTGAGCTACCAGCGCCCGTGCAGGCGCGGCTGTTGCGAGTCCTCGAAGAAAAAGAGTTTCACCGAGTCGGCAGTTTTGAACCTGTCCCGTCGCGAGCTCGGATCCTGGTGGCCACAAATCGCGACCTTGTCGCGGAGGTTCGCCACAAGAGGTTTCGCGAAGATTTGTACTTTCGTCTGGAAGCGCTGAAGCTGACCATTTGTCCGCTGCGAGAACGCCCCGACGACATTTTGCCGCTGGCGGTCCATTTTTTGGAGGACTGCATCGAGGCGTCCGACGACTCCAGCGCCTCGCTGCAGCCGACGACGTTTGGCCCCGAAGCTGTCAGACAGCTGCAGTCGCATCCATGGCCCGGCAACGCTCGTCAGCTTCGCAATGCCGTCCTGCGAGCGTCCTTTTGCGCAGACGGCGGCGTCATTCGTGACCTCAACGACGACGTGCCGCCAACATTGCCGTTTCATCAGACGCCGCTTCCCGATGTCCCGCGTGAACTGCAGATGCGCGAGATCGAACGGCTGGTCATCGAAGACCGGCTGCAGCAGTTCGCTGGCAACAAGGCTCAGGCCGCCGATTCGCTGGGCGTCACCGCTCGCACACTCCGCAACAAGCTGGCTGAGTATCAATCTGGCCCGACCAGTCGAGCCGCGTAG
- a CDS encoding tetratricopeptide repeat protein, which yields MADANTNTGKYKTLRVVSLAVTGLLMAATGMYVGGLLSDSPAPDSQENTVEVNGNPQMGAAAFSQSPFEETVTDEAATDADAGNSPAGNSDGQSAALALADQSAADEVMNAFGNASSETNADGLPSTDPTDPITNQIALADEQLRAGSYVQAQRAYTFARQHVDGLAQAAVQYRLALCSEAAGNFREASTQYQQISRSFSATTWAAVARLGEARCLAALGRVDSLAAGILRHALLDQTVFSPRIRGELLHVSGRAFCQSFMPQGIEHLLDDDGMVMPQWVTDPNRQLELLPEFLREEPLPKRPVTFTILQQTDQFPDTIYVRAHTPISDLKSLITAVTKRSGFDCHLSEAAIVTIAGRTQQAYVDDISLSLLLDGLCAPFGLIWWHEANGIHVMAATELDQAAVVSYRRAAGKRLLSSALVVAPDSSQAGFSRVSLGILQYQNGSPVDAAYTFQLQMELMPRSSVDGEAAHNLAKCYLATAQLDRAKEAFLKVVDSSTHNFDAQIGAYLYVGRLQVEQGRFQPAVSSLVRALAICRGTEFEPHAALLLSSAYLMAESPQGASSVLMERREAFNDEQQHNAAAFLSSKSRFDAAVLPGKKERAARALVTALSQLKPDRQFGAHWYYLHALACEELGLTDQAIEGFTETIKRLPAAPLRDRAMVKLANQYRFDNRLDEAAGLLAGINADRSGSLGQHITIQAAQVALDKGDGPAAVQHCRYVVGVTEDEQLQKVALRLMGRAYELQQNHKAAVYCFAGMLPAADAISLEEKAKNAAAAAKSESADGEPGALPSGAIDMTDYERRTP from the coding sequence GTGGCAGACGCCAACACAAACACAGGGAAATACAAGACTCTTCGCGTTGTCAGCCTGGCCGTAACAGGTCTGCTGATGGCGGCGACCGGGATGTACGTTGGTGGCCTGTTGTCCGATTCACCGGCTCCTGATAGCCAGGAAAACACTGTTGAGGTGAATGGAAACCCGCAAATGGGGGCGGCCGCTTTTTCGCAATCGCCCTTTGAGGAAACTGTTACGGATGAGGCCGCAACAGATGCAGATGCCGGAAATTCACCCGCAGGAAATTCCGATGGGCAATCTGCCGCATTAGCTTTGGCTGACCAGTCTGCGGCCGACGAAGTGATGAACGCATTCGGAAACGCATCCAGCGAGACAAACGCTGATGGACTTCCGTCGACCGATCCCACTGATCCCATCACCAACCAGATCGCGCTGGCTGACGAACAGCTTCGGGCTGGCAGCTACGTCCAGGCTCAACGAGCCTACACGTTCGCGCGGCAGCACGTCGACGGGCTGGCTCAAGCGGCCGTGCAGTACCGACTCGCCCTGTGTTCAGAAGCGGCTGGCAACTTTCGAGAAGCCTCGACGCAGTACCAGCAGATCTCACGCAGCTTTTCCGCCACCACATGGGCGGCTGTCGCTCGTTTGGGCGAAGCGCGATGTCTTGCGGCGTTGGGGCGAGTCGACAGTCTGGCGGCTGGCATTTTGCGACACGCCTTGCTGGATCAGACTGTGTTTTCGCCGCGCATTCGTGGTGAGTTGCTGCACGTCAGTGGACGTGCGTTCTGTCAGTCATTCATGCCGCAGGGGATTGAGCATCTTCTGGACGACGACGGAATGGTGATGCCGCAGTGGGTCACTGATCCAAACCGGCAACTCGAATTATTGCCCGAGTTTCTGCGCGAAGAGCCGTTGCCAAAGCGACCGGTCACCTTCACCATCCTTCAGCAAACGGATCAATTTCCCGACACGATCTACGTGCGAGCTCACACGCCGATATCTGATCTCAAATCGTTGATCACTGCGGTCACCAAGCGCAGCGGTTTCGATTGTCACCTTTCCGAAGCTGCGATTGTCACCATTGCCGGACGCACTCAGCAAGCGTACGTCGACGACATCAGTCTTAGCCTTCTGCTGGACGGATTGTGTGCTCCGTTCGGCCTGATTTGGTGGCATGAAGCCAATGGCATTCACGTGATGGCAGCCACAGAACTGGATCAGGCTGCTGTTGTTTCCTACCGTCGAGCTGCCGGCAAACGTTTGCTTAGCAGTGCTCTGGTGGTCGCGCCTGATTCCAGTCAGGCGGGGTTCAGCCGTGTGTCTTTAGGCATTTTGCAGTATCAAAACGGATCGCCGGTGGATGCGGCCTACACGTTTCAATTGCAAATGGAACTGATGCCGCGTTCCAGCGTCGATGGCGAAGCGGCTCACAACCTTGCCAAGTGCTATCTGGCGACCGCACAACTTGACAGAGCGAAAGAGGCGTTTTTGAAAGTGGTCGATTCGTCCACCCACAACTTCGACGCTCAGATTGGCGCCTACTTGTACGTCGGTCGACTGCAGGTTGAACAGGGGCGTTTTCAGCCCGCCGTTTCGTCGCTGGTCCGTGCACTCGCGATATGCCGCGGCACTGAATTCGAACCGCACGCGGCGTTGCTGCTTTCCAGCGCCTACTTGATGGCGGAAAGTCCTCAGGGCGCATCCAGCGTGCTGATGGAGCGTCGGGAAGCGTTCAACGACGAGCAGCAGCACAACGCGGCCGCGTTTCTGTCTTCCAAGAGTCGCTTCGATGCTGCCGTGCTACCCGGGAAAAAGGAACGCGCCGCTCGAGCTCTCGTGACAGCTCTATCGCAACTAAAGCCGGACCGTCAGTTTGGAGCTCATTGGTATTACCTGCATGCATTGGCTTGCGAGGAACTGGGCCTGACGGATCAGGCGATTGAAGGGTTTACGGAAACGATTAAGCGATTGCCGGCTGCTCCGTTGCGGGATAGAGCAATGGTGAAGCTTGCTAACCAGTATCGCTTCGACAACCGCCTTGACGAAGCGGCCGGGTTGCTGGCCGGGATCAACGCCGATCGCAGCGGATCACTCGGACAGCACATCACCATTCAGGCGGCTCAGGTTGCGTTGGATAAGGGAGACGGACCGGCGGCCGTGCAGCATTGCCGCTACGTGGTCGGCGTGACGGAAGATGAACAACTTCAAAAAGTCGCTCTGCGTTTGATGGGCCGAGCCTACGAATTGCAGCAGAATCACAAGGCGGCCGTTTACTGTTTCGCCGGAATGCTACCGGCGGCCGATGCAATTTCGCTGGAAGAAAAGGCGAAAAATGCTGCGGCCGCTGCGAAAAGTGAGTCGGCAGACGGCGAGCCCGGCGCACTACCTTCGGGCGCGATCGACATGACCGACTACGAACGGAGGACGCCATAA
- a CDS encoding flagellin, translating to MALGITNNVSSLTAQHNLGKASRGVAQSVERLSSGLKVNRGADGPAALVISEKQRAQIAGLNAAIDNSEKAVSLVQTAEGALSEINSLLVKVRSLAIDSANTGVNDEDALAANQSEIDNALDTINRIANNTQFGTKKLLDGSAGVKATSTDSAVTFLKGTSDTTAGTYTTTVTTAAERANVSATAQTTTLNTDETLTVNDVEITLTAGLTQNQVVDRINEFTTQTGVKAEINGTTTRLYTEDFGSDAEISAISNVAASGSSSGIGTSALTDDGVDIVGTIGGTSFNGSGNLLTADSGAAKGLSIQTAASATDATSTGTTVASTLSVTDNSLQFQIGPNQNQTANISIDRINPVALGFGVGGNQFNNLNEIDVTSAGRSQDSLAVIDAAIDDVTNLRGTLGAFQANTLESTANNLRATLENTVNAESVIRDTDFAEEIANFTKGQVLVQAGTSVLGNANQIPQQVLSLLG from the coding sequence ATGGCACTTGGAATTACGAACAACGTTTCTTCACTGACAGCTCAACACAACCTTGGCAAAGCGTCAAGAGGTGTGGCTCAGTCTGTTGAACGACTGTCTTCCGGCCTGAAGGTCAACCGCGGTGCGGATGGTCCTGCAGCGTTGGTTATCTCAGAGAAGCAGCGAGCTCAGATTGCCGGTTTGAATGCGGCGATTGATAACTCAGAAAAAGCTGTTTCCCTGGTACAGACAGCCGAAGGAGCGTTGAGCGAAATCAACTCACTGCTGGTCAAGGTGCGAAGCCTGGCAATTGACTCGGCTAACACCGGTGTGAATGATGAAGATGCTCTGGCGGCTAACCAGTCAGAAATTGACAACGCCCTGGACACCATCAACCGTATTGCGAACAACACGCAGTTCGGCACGAAAAAACTGCTGGATGGTTCAGCTGGCGTGAAAGCCACCTCAACCGACAGTGCTGTTACGTTTCTGAAGGGAACTTCAGACACCACAGCCGGTACGTACACCACGACGGTGACAACGGCTGCGGAGCGCGCAAACGTCTCAGCTACGGCTCAGACGACGACTCTAAACACCGACGAAACGCTGACGGTCAATGACGTGGAAATCACGCTGACGGCCGGTCTGACTCAGAACCAGGTTGTGGATCGAATCAACGAATTCACAACTCAGACAGGCGTCAAGGCGGAAATTAACGGCACCACCACGCGTCTGTATACGGAAGACTTTGGCAGCGATGCGGAAATTTCCGCAATTTCCAATGTCGCAGCCTCTGGATCCAGCAGTGGTATAGGGACATCGGCCCTGACAGACGACGGTGTCGACATCGTTGGTACCATCGGTGGTACGTCCTTTAACGGGAGCGGCAATCTGCTGACGGCAGATTCCGGAGCGGCGAAAGGACTTTCCATTCAGACCGCCGCCAGCGCTACCGACGCGACTTCGACGGGAACCACCGTCGCGTCAACTTTGTCGGTTACGGACAATTCGTTGCAGTTCCAGATTGGACCGAACCAGAACCAGACGGCCAATATTTCCATCGACCGAATTAATCCGGTCGCGCTTGGATTTGGTGTCGGTGGCAATCAGTTCAACAACCTGAACGAAATCGATGTTACTTCGGCAGGCCGGTCACAGGACTCATTGGCTGTAATCGACGCCGCCATCGACGACGTTACGAACCTGCGTGGTACGCTCGGTGCGTTCCAGGCCAACACTCTGGAATCGACCGCAAACAACCTGCGAGCGACTCTGGAAAATACGGTCAACGCAGAATCTGTGATTCGCGACACAGACTTCGCAGAAGAAATTGCCAACTTCACCAAGGGACAGGTCTTGGTGCAGGCTGGTACCTCAGTGCTCGGAAACGCAAACCAGATTCCTCAGCAGGTGCTTTCACTGCTGGGATAA
- the fliD gene encoding flagellar filament capping protein FliD, whose product MAITIDGLVSGLDTEAIVTGLLEIQQTQLDRMELKRADALAEQAVFSQLEGQMLTFRSDVSKLARVQNNPFERRQTTVSDETILSATASTSAANGVYRMTVDSVARAHQVASTGFADTDSEITQGTIELRVGSGDLTSIEVDGSNNTLSGLADSINASDSGITASVIQDASGGATPYKLLLTSSETGSANAISINNNLAATAGDATQPTFDFGNPVQAAADAQLTLGSGPGAISVTSDSNKFDTLITGVSINVLNASDGDEVTLSISNDNASAVTAVEDFVNSFNDVMSFIDDRSQFNENADESGPLLGNRSAQNIQQKLRNAVVSVVPGVNNAANRLSAIGVSVTDDGRLQLDKTRLNSILNGDDEDISRTDLRRMFTLDAESTNSKISFVLGTSRTKESDAPIQVDLTQAAEKATVTAGTALAASTVIDGSNRTIELELDGAEATISLNEGTYTQQELADHVEALIRDSSEMRGRTANVGLSGGALTVTSDTYGSSSQVKFKDGTALATLGFAPSTEDKGRDVAGTFTINGVTESATGRGQVLTGNADNEYTADLQLRVKLSPADIVSGPEAEVNVTMGLAASLDNILDGMLDPENGGLKTIDDRFNDEIASLQDAFDRQKELFDIQQQSLIEQFVALESAMSELQSTSDFVGTQLASLSASSKK is encoded by the coding sequence ATGGCAATCACAATCGATGGTCTCGTCTCCGGGCTGGACACTGAAGCCATTGTGACCGGCCTACTCGAAATCCAGCAAACACAACTGGATCGGATGGAGCTGAAGCGAGCCGATGCGCTGGCTGAGCAGGCTGTATTTTCACAACTGGAAGGTCAAATGCTGACCTTCCGCAGCGACGTTTCGAAACTCGCCCGCGTTCAGAACAACCCGTTTGAACGGCGGCAGACAACCGTCAGCGACGAAACGATCCTATCCGCGACCGCATCGACCAGTGCGGCCAACGGTGTGTACCGCATGACGGTTGATAGTGTCGCCAGAGCTCACCAGGTGGCATCAACCGGTTTCGCAGACACAGATTCTGAAATCACTCAAGGCACAATCGAACTGCGAGTCGGTTCGGGCGACCTGACATCCATTGAAGTGGATGGATCGAACAACACACTGTCCGGCCTTGCCGACAGCATCAACGCTTCTGATTCCGGCATCACAGCATCGGTGATTCAGGATGCGTCCGGTGGCGCGACACCGTACAAGTTGTTGCTCACGTCGTCCGAAACGGGCAGCGCTAATGCTATCAGCATCAACAACAATCTTGCCGCCACCGCAGGCGATGCAACTCAGCCAACATTTGACTTTGGGAATCCAGTCCAGGCCGCCGCAGACGCTCAGCTAACGCTGGGAAGTGGGCCGGGGGCGATCTCGGTCACCAGTGATTCCAACAAGTTCGACACGCTGATCACGGGCGTGTCGATTAATGTGCTGAATGCGTCCGACGGCGACGAAGTCACTCTTTCGATATCGAACGACAACGCATCGGCTGTTACAGCGGTAGAAGACTTCGTCAATTCCTTTAACGACGTAATGTCGTTTATCGACGACCGATCTCAGTTCAACGAAAACGCGGACGAATCCGGACCGCTGCTGGGAAACCGATCGGCTCAAAACATCCAGCAAAAATTGCGCAACGCGGTCGTGTCTGTTGTACCCGGAGTTAACAACGCAGCGAACCGGCTTTCTGCGATTGGCGTTTCCGTCACAGACGACGGACGCCTGCAATTGGACAAGACACGTCTGAACAGCATCCTGAACGGGGACGACGAAGACATCTCACGCACAGATCTGCGGCGGATGTTTACGCTGGATGCGGAGAGCACCAATTCGAAAATCAGCTTTGTGCTGGGTACGTCTCGAACCAAAGAATCGGACGCTCCGATTCAGGTCGACCTGACTCAGGCCGCCGAAAAAGCAACAGTAACTGCTGGCACGGCGTTGGCCGCGTCGACCGTTATCGATGGGTCTAACCGAACCATCGAACTGGAGCTAGACGGTGCGGAAGCCACCATCTCGTTGAATGAAGGCACGTACACTCAACAGGAACTGGCCGACCACGTTGAAGCTCTGATTCGTGATTCTTCAGAAATGAGAGGCCGCACGGCTAACGTGGGTCTATCCGGTGGCGCTCTCACGGTAACGTCAGACACGTACGGTTCGTCGTCTCAGGTGAAGTTCAAGGATGGGACCGCCTTGGCCACGCTGGGCTTCGCACCTAGTACGGAGGACAAGGGGCGAGACGTAGCCGGAACGTTCACAATAAATGGCGTCACAGAATCCGCAACTGGTCGCGGCCAGGTGCTGACGGGCAACGCTGACAATGAGTACACGGCTGACCTGCAATTGCGAGTCAAACTGTCGCCCGCAGATATCGTCAGCGGTCCGGAAGCCGAAGTGAATGTGACAATGGGGCTGGCAGCGTCACTGGACAATATCCTGGACGGCATGCTGGACCCGGAAAATGGTGGCCTGAAAACGATCGACGATCGCTTCAACGACGAAATTGCCAGCCTGCAGGATGCCTTCGATCGGCAGAAGGAATTATTCGACATTCAGCAACAGTCGTTAATCGAACAATTTGTCGCACTCGAATCTGCCATGTCCGAATTACAGTCGACGAGTGACTTTGTTGGCACCCAACTGGCGTCACTGAGTGCTTCGTCGAAGAAGTAA